The Peribacillus sp. FSL P2-0133 genome has a segment encoding these proteins:
- a CDS encoding ABC transporter ATP-binding protein has translation MKLEIKDVSYSFDDKQNILEKMNFHVDEGEFVTILGPSGSGKSTLFHLIGGILKPDHGIISLDGKKINGLKGHISYMPQQPSLLPWRTVLENVLLGSELAGVRDKEKAKALLMKAGLEEYEKAYPHELSGGMKQRAAFIRSILSPQDLMCLDEPFSALDELTRLQMQKWLLSVWEENRRSVLFVTHSIDEAVFLSDRIYVLSAKPAAVIKEVEIPFPRPRSEEQLLSDEFFHLKRDLYAALKPTFSI, from the coding sequence ATGAAGCTGGAAATTAAAGACGTCTCCTATTCTTTCGATGATAAACAGAATATATTGGAGAAGATGAATTTCCATGTGGATGAAGGAGAATTTGTCACGATCCTTGGGCCATCAGGCAGCGGTAAAAGTACATTGTTCCACTTGATCGGCGGCATTTTGAAGCCGGATCATGGCATCATTTCACTGGATGGTAAAAAGATAAATGGCTTAAAGGGCCATATCAGCTATATGCCTCAGCAGCCTTCCCTTTTACCTTGGAGGACGGTATTGGAAAATGTTTTGCTTGGAAGTGAACTTGCTGGGGTCAGAGATAAAGAAAAGGCAAAAGCCCTTTTGATGAAAGCTGGATTAGAAGAGTACGAGAAAGCATATCCGCATGAATTATCTGGTGGCATGAAGCAAAGGGCCGCATTCATCCGGAGTATCTTAAGTCCACAGGACTTGATGTGCTTGGACGAACCCTTTTCTGCCTTGGATGAACTGACAAGATTGCAAATGCAAAAATGGCTGTTGTCGGTTTGGGAAGAAAATCGGAGGTCGGTGCTTTTTGTTACGCATAGCATAGATGAAGCGGTTTTCCTTTCAGATAGGATTTATGTGTTATCAGCAAAACCGGCTGCTGTCATCAAAGAAGTGGAAATTCCATTTCCAAGGCCAAGAAGTGAAGAACAGCTTCTTAGTGATGAGTTTTTTCATTTGAAGAGAGACTTATATGCAGCACTGAAACCAACTTTTTCTATTTAA
- a CDS encoding ABC transporter permease — MIGRGIWKKGAPFFLLLLLLIVWESVTVLLKVEEWLLPAPSAIFIEGIESSRNLYGHLISTTELALSGFFIGSCIGLLIAAILHLFPGVKDAVYPLLILSQNIPIIVLAPLLVIWFGFGMLPKLIVISLVCFFPVAVASLEGFRQTPYELKHYFKMMGAGKNQLFWKLELPHSIPFIFSGLKISATYSVMGAVISEWLGAKSGIGVYMTLASSAFRTDRVFVAIFIIMGMSLIFFGIITILEKYLVSWKRKEGEKDEAGN, encoded by the coding sequence ATGATCGGAAGGGGAATTTGGAAGAAGGGGGCTCCCTTCTTTCTTTTATTATTGTTGCTGATAGTATGGGAGTCAGTGACAGTCTTATTGAAAGTCGAAGAATGGCTGCTTCCCGCTCCATCGGCCATTTTCATTGAAGGAATTGAGTCGTCCCGCAATCTTTACGGACACCTTATATCCACAACCGAGCTTGCGTTGTCGGGTTTTTTTATTGGAAGCTGCATCGGCTTATTGATCGCGGCAATTTTACACCTATTTCCCGGTGTGAAGGACGCGGTTTATCCTCTGCTCATACTATCACAAAATATACCCATCATTGTTTTGGCGCCGCTCTTGGTGATCTGGTTTGGCTTTGGCATGCTGCCTAAGTTAATAGTGATTTCGCTTGTATGTTTTTTTCCGGTGGCGGTTGCATCATTGGAAGGTTTTCGCCAGACACCATACGAACTTAAGCATTATTTCAAGATGATGGGAGCGGGAAAAAATCAGTTATTTTGGAAGCTGGAACTTCCTCACTCGATTCCGTTCATTTTCTCCGGCCTGAAAATTTCAGCCACCTATAGTGTAATGGGTGCGGTTATTTCGGAATGGCTTGGAGCAAAATCGGGGATTGGTGTTTATATGACTCTCGCTTCCTCTGCGTTCAGGACAGATCGGGTGTTTGTTGCCATTTTCATCATCATGGGAATGAGCCTGATCTTTTTTGGAATCATCACCATCCTGGAGAAATACTTAGTTTCTTGGAAGAGAAAGGAGGGCGAAAAGGATGAAGCTGGAAATTAA
- a CDS encoding thiamine-binding protein has translation MANSLISIQIIPKGENVIPMVDEAIKIIEESGVKYEVHPLETTMEGELSELFAVIEKMNVRMIEIGSPNVISQVKILYQPSGITMDTLTEKYRA, from the coding sequence ATGGCCAACTCATTAATTAGTATACAGATTATTCCTAAAGGGGAAAATGTCATCCCTATGGTCGATGAAGCAATCAAGATCATTGAAGAATCAGGTGTCAAGTATGAGGTTCACCCGCTAGAAACGACAATGGAGGGTGAGCTTTCCGAACTTTTTGCCGTGATAGAAAAAATGAATGTAAGAATGATTGAAATAGGATCGCCGAATGTCATTTCCCAAGTGAAAATATTATATCAGCCAAGCGGGATTACGATGGATACGTTAACGGAGAAATATCGCGCATGA
- a CDS encoding ABC transporter substrate-binding protein, with the protein MNKFLPLLTSLFLLAGCGAGGTNEKEEASKNEGNEKLKKVSVVLDWTPNTNHTGLYVAKEKGYFKEQGLDVEIIMPGEAGADKLVASGKSEFGVSYQEGITQARVQGVPIVSVAAVIQHNTSGFASPEAKNIKTPKDFEGKTYGGWGSPVEKAIIDSLMKKENADVNKVDIVNTGDTDFFTSVKRDIDFAWIYYGWTGIEAELRNEKLNMVYLTEYSDKLDYYTPVLTTNEKMIKEDPETVKAFVQAASKGYQFAIKNPDDAADILIKSAPDLDAKLVKKSQEWLADKYQDDAPRWGEQKLEIWKNYSDWMTENKLLEGDFDPEKAFTNEFLPK; encoded by the coding sequence TTGAATAAATTCTTGCCACTGTTAACTTCGTTGTTCCTTTTGGCTGGATGCGGTGCAGGCGGAACTAATGAAAAAGAAGAAGCATCTAAAAATGAAGGAAATGAAAAATTAAAAAAAGTATCGGTCGTGCTCGATTGGACACCGAATACAAACCATACAGGATTGTATGTAGCCAAGGAAAAAGGTTATTTTAAAGAACAAGGTCTTGATGTGGAAATTATCATGCCAGGTGAAGCCGGAGCTGATAAGCTTGTCGCTTCAGGGAAATCTGAATTTGGCGTGAGTTACCAGGAGGGCATAACGCAGGCCCGCGTGCAGGGCGTGCCGATTGTTTCGGTAGCTGCCGTCATTCAGCATAATACCTCGGGATTCGCTTCCCCTGAGGCAAAGAACATTAAAACTCCCAAGGATTTTGAAGGGAAAACGTATGGCGGCTGGGGGTCTCCGGTTGAAAAGGCCATCATTGATTCACTCATGAAAAAAGAAAATGCGGATGTAAATAAAGTGGATATAGTCAATACAGGAGACACGGATTTTTTCACTTCGGTTAAAAGGGATATAGATTTTGCCTGGATTTATTATGGATGGACAGGCATTGAGGCTGAATTGCGAAATGAAAAGCTTAATATGGTTTACTTAACCGAATACTCTGATAAGCTTGATTACTATACGCCTGTATTAACTACGAATGAAAAGATGATAAAAGAAGATCCGGAGACTGTTAAAGCATTCGTTCAAGCAGCTTCGAAAGGGTACCAGTTTGCGATCAAGAATCCTGACGATGCAGCGGACATATTAATTAAGTCTGCACCGGATCTTGATGCAAAACTAGTGAAGAAAAGCCAGGAGTGGCTTGCAGACAAGTATCAGGATGATGCTCCGCGATGGGGTGAACAAAAGCTTGAAATTTGGAAGAATTACAGTGATTGGATGACTGAAAATAAGCTTCTTGAAGGTGATTTCGATCCTGAAAAGGCATTTACCAATGAATTTTTACCAAAATAG
- a CDS encoding protein-glutamine gamma-glutamyltransferase: MIKINHKWLDVSQIQPGIASAKSLEIVQLLAEDSNVFEYRNFGEFNFEIQLRNRVIAAAIALDKSNVEFSTLEESESNKQYWRLSKDGTFTLQPGILPHAAIVDIFINGRLYAFECGTAIVVTFLKAILDLIGPRNFDNLFSNLVLYDWHPPQNMALIIHQGRDYSPGDCVYFKNPEHDEATPEWQGENAILLGNNLFYGHGIGITSAQGIITELNSNRKPFATISAFLTDHIIFLDSSFYNKFQLNIPRAKPDHSPVSLSNCIVSEIGSNIYLS; this comes from the coding sequence ATGATAAAGATTAATCACAAATGGTTAGATGTCAGTCAAATCCAACCAGGAATAGCATCTGCTAAATCGCTTGAAATTGTCCAATTGCTGGCGGAGGATTCTAACGTTTTTGAATATCGGAACTTTGGAGAGTTTAATTTCGAGATTCAACTGAGGAATCGAGTCATTGCGGCAGCTATTGCGTTGGATAAAAGTAATGTAGAATTTTCCACACTTGAGGAATCGGAATCCAATAAACAATATTGGCGCCTTTCAAAGGATGGCACCTTTACCCTTCAGCCAGGGATTCTCCCTCATGCTGCAATCGTTGACATTTTCATAAATGGAAGGCTTTATGCTTTCGAATGCGGGACAGCAATAGTCGTCACTTTTTTAAAGGCCATTTTGGATTTAATCGGCCCGAGGAATTTCGACAACCTTTTTTCAAACCTAGTTTTATATGACTGGCACCCTCCACAAAATATGGCTCTCATCATTCATCAAGGAAGGGATTATTCACCAGGTGATTGCGTTTACTTCAAAAACCCTGAACACGACGAGGCAACTCCTGAATGGCAAGGTGAAAATGCCATATTATTAGGAAATAACCTCTTTTATGGCCACGGGATCGGGATTACCAGTGCACAGGGAATCATCACTGAATTAAATAGCAATAGAAAGCCGTTCGCCACCATATCAGCATTCCTGACAGATCATATCATTTTCCTGGATAGTTCCTTCTATAATAAATTCCAACTAAATATCCCCCGTGCAAAGCCTGATCACAGTCCTGTCAGCCTTTCCAATTGTATTGTTTCTGAAATAGGTTCGAATATTTACCTTTCATGA
- the rarD gene encoding EamA family transporter RarD codes for MKVDEQKEGAIYAALSYMMWGVVPIYWKFLQGVGATEILAQRVLWSFVFMLVLLMFMKKWQAFLVYVKNILGNPKLFAALLTASLLVTANWGVFIWAVNSGRILDTSLGYYINPLVSVLLGVIVLKEKLSRAQIISFLLAGIGVLILGIHFGTIPWISLVLAMTFGLYGLAKKMIKAESAIGLTLETMMVTPLALGYLIYLMNRSEMQFFTEGSTSLLLVGGGIVTALPLLYFAKGAEKIPLSMLGIFQYIAPTLSLLIGVFVYHESFTKAHLLAFLFIWSALAVYTLSITKWGQASARRFKGKGNIGA; via the coding sequence ATGAAAGTGGATGAACAAAAAGAAGGGGCGATCTATGCAGCCCTTTCTTACATGATGTGGGGAGTCGTGCCGATTTACTGGAAGTTCCTTCAGGGAGTCGGTGCAACAGAAATTTTAGCTCAGAGGGTATTATGGTCTTTCGTGTTCATGCTGGTTTTATTGATGTTCATGAAAAAATGGCAAGCGTTTCTTGTTTATGTCAAAAACATATTGGGAAATCCCAAACTCTTTGCTGCATTACTAACGGCGTCACTGCTTGTTACAGCTAATTGGGGAGTGTTCATCTGGGCCGTTAACTCAGGACGGATCCTCGACACGAGCCTTGGATATTATATCAATCCGCTAGTCAGTGTACTATTGGGAGTGATAGTCTTAAAAGAAAAATTGAGCAGGGCCCAAATCATTTCATTCCTGCTTGCAGGAATCGGAGTCTTGATCCTTGGCATTCATTTTGGCACGATCCCGTGGATCTCTCTTGTTTTGGCCATGACGTTCGGATTATACGGTCTGGCAAAAAAAATGATCAAGGCCGAATCGGCGATCGGGCTGACGCTCGAAACGATGATGGTAACGCCTCTTGCCCTGGGTTACCTGATATACTTGATGAACAGGTCAGAAATGCAATTCTTTACAGAGGGAAGCACAAGCCTGCTGTTGGTGGGCGGCGGGATTGTCACGGCATTGCCTCTTTTATATTTTGCGAAAGGGGCGGAGAAGATCCCGTTATCGATGCTTGGCATTTTTCAGTATATCGCTCCGACCTTATCTTTATTGATCGGGGTATTCGTCTATCATGAAAGTTTTACTAAAGCACATCTTTTAGCCTTTTTGTTCATATGGTCAGCCTTGGCTGTTTATACATTATCCATAACGAAATGGGGTCAGGCAAGTGCCCGCAGGTTCAAAGGCAAAGGGAATATTGGTGCGTGA
- a CDS encoding amidohydrolase has product MGTLWFNGSIYTMIKENDQVEAVFTEKGVIVDTGSLDYLKNEYAGNISREIDLNGQTMLPGLVDSHLHLVGHGERLLRLDLSLMDSRESILKSLKEKCSKTPAGKWIVAEGWNENEWPSPELILRDELDAISTEHPIVLKRICRHALVVNSRALLEADIKEDIKEPSGGVICRYPDGRLNGLFKESQAQSLILDSLPGIDQEYIENALTEAIEDAYKLGLTGGHTEDLHYYNGFMPTYQAFKSVIEDREMAFRANLLVHHEAFEEMLAAGGGYQKGTRYIKFDSMKIFTDGSLGGRTALLSEPYVDQEDTNGVAIFTENELQEWVKKARDAGMPIAVHAIGDLAFEYVLNAIEALPPKKGQRDRLIHAQIVRPELLERAAKLPVIFDIQPGFVPSDFPWVEEKVPADLLESSYAWKTYLKLGIICAGGSDAPIEPLNPILGIHAAVTRMKINSEDRTVYGLGERLSLYEAFALYTKGSAAAIGQEKRRGVIIEGYDADFTVFNLDVFTVAPDDLLKAEAVMTVIDDKIMYDKK; this is encoded by the coding sequence ATGGGAACGTTATGGTTCAATGGGTCGATTTATACGATGATTAAAGAAAACGATCAAGTAGAGGCAGTCTTCACTGAAAAGGGGGTAATTGTTGATACTGGCAGCCTGGACTATTTGAAAAATGAATATGCCGGCAATATTTCCAGGGAAATCGACTTAAATGGACAAACGATGCTGCCGGGATTAGTGGATAGTCACCTTCATTTGGTCGGGCATGGTGAAAGGCTGCTACGTTTAGACCTCTCTTTGATGGATAGCAGGGAGTCCATCTTGAAATCCTTGAAGGAAAAGTGCTCAAAAACCCCGGCTGGAAAGTGGATTGTTGCCGAAGGGTGGAATGAAAATGAATGGCCGAGTCCTGAATTGATATTACGGGATGAGCTTGACGCGATATCGACAGAACATCCCATCGTATTGAAAAGGATCTGCCGTCATGCCTTGGTGGTCAATTCCCGCGCCCTTTTGGAAGCGGATATTAAAGAAGATATAAAAGAACCTTCAGGCGGGGTGATCTGCCGTTATCCTGACGGACGTTTGAATGGTTTATTTAAAGAAAGTCAGGCGCAGAGCCTTATTTTAGACAGTCTTCCCGGCATTGATCAAGAGTATATCGAAAACGCGCTCACAGAGGCCATAGAAGACGCATATAAGCTAGGTTTGACTGGCGGACATACAGAGGACCTCCATTATTACAATGGCTTCATGCCGACATATCAGGCGTTTAAATCGGTAATCGAGGACCGGGAAATGGCCTTTCGCGCCAATTTGCTCGTCCATCACGAAGCGTTTGAAGAAATGCTGGCAGCAGGCGGCGGCTATCAGAAAGGTACGCGATATATCAAATTCGACAGCATGAAGATATTTACCGACGGCTCCTTGGGCGGACGCACAGCCCTGTTGAGCGAGCCTTATGTAGATCAAGAGGATACGAATGGAGTCGCGATATTCACTGAAAACGAGCTTCAGGAATGGGTGAAAAAAGCAAGGGATGCCGGAATGCCGATTGCTGTCCATGCGATTGGCGATCTCGCTTTTGAATACGTCTTGAATGCAATAGAAGCCCTCCCCCCGAAAAAGGGGCAGAGAGACCGGCTCATCCATGCGCAGATTGTCCGGCCGGAGCTGTTGGAGCGGGCGGCAAAGCTGCCGGTAATCTTTGATATCCAACCGGGTTTCGTCCCGTCCGATTTCCCGTGGGTGGAAGAAAAGGTTCCAGCCGATCTATTGGAATCATCCTATGCTTGGAAAACCTATTTGAAGTTGGGCATCATTTGTGCGGGAGGGTCGGATGCACCCATTGAACCATTAAATCCAATTTTGGGCATTCATGCAGCTGTCACAAGGATGAAAATCAACAGTGAGGACCGGACCGTATATGGCTTGGGCGAAAGGCTTTCCCTATACGAGGCTTTCGCACTGTATACAAAAGGGAGTGCTGCAGCAATCGGCCAGGAAAAACGTCGCGGTGTGATCATTGAAGGGTACGATGCCGATTTTACCGTGTTTAATCTGGATGTTTTTACTGTTGCGCCGGATGATCTCCTAAAAGCTGAGGCGGTCATGACGGTCATCGATGACAAAATCATGTATGATAAAAAATAA
- a CDS encoding acyl--CoA ligase — protein MKREDLLAPEHYNLVSEMERFAKDPEKVAVLWENETGDKKQLTYENLLKSANKIGNAFKKKGLGKGDTVLIIIPRLVEAYQVYLAALKIGMIVIPCSEMLRAKDLQYRVNHGDVKGIISYHEYTHELNEIEGAESLLKFSIGKRIENWLDLNELADEESDQLTMADTKSEDMAFLSYTSGTTGNPKGVVHTHGWAYAHLKTSAANWLGISETDVVWATAGPGWQKWIWSPFLAVLGTGAAGLAYHGKFEAKKYLQLLQDYKVNALCCTPTEYRLMAKADNLDDYDLSHLHSAVSAGEPLNQKVFEVFKNHFNIEVRDGYGQTENTLLVGVTKGMEIKLGSMGKPTPGNHVEIIDDSGKPCSPGIVGDIAVHVDTPALFKEYFKDPERTSQQFRGDYYITGDQAKKDEDGYFWFEGRSDDIIISSGYTIGPFEVEDALVKHPFVKECAVIASPDEIRGNVVKAYVVLMEDIDPNSQGLIQTLQSHVKELTAPYKYPRKIEFLEELPKTTSGKIKRVDLRKREEALLNN, from the coding sequence ATGAAGCGTGAAGACTTATTGGCTCCGGAACATTACAACTTAGTGAGTGAAATGGAACGTTTTGCAAAAGATCCAGAAAAAGTTGCCGTCCTCTGGGAGAATGAAACCGGGGATAAAAAACAACTTACATATGAGAATTTATTAAAAAGTGCAAATAAAATCGGAAATGCCTTCAAGAAAAAAGGACTGGGTAAAGGTGATACGGTCCTTATCATAATCCCTCGTTTGGTGGAAGCTTATCAAGTGTATTTAGCCGCATTGAAAATTGGCATGATTGTCATACCTTGTTCCGAAATGCTTCGTGCGAAGGACTTGCAGTATCGAGTCAACCATGGTGATGTCAAAGGAATCATCAGTTATCATGAATATACTCATGAATTGAATGAAATAGAAGGGGCGGAAAGTCTCCTGAAATTTTCAATCGGAAAACGAATCGAAAATTGGCTGGATTTGAATGAGCTTGCCGATGAGGAATCAGATCAGCTGACTATGGCCGACACGAAGAGTGAGGATATGGCGTTCTTATCGTATACTTCCGGAACGACAGGAAATCCAAAAGGGGTCGTCCATACACATGGATGGGCTTATGCACATTTGAAAACGTCTGCAGCAAACTGGCTCGGCATCAGCGAAACGGATGTGGTTTGGGCAACTGCAGGCCCAGGGTGGCAAAAGTGGATCTGGAGTCCTTTCCTGGCGGTTCTGGGAACGGGAGCGGCCGGTCTTGCCTATCATGGGAAGTTCGAGGCGAAAAAATATCTTCAGCTGCTCCAGGACTACAAAGTGAATGCATTATGCTGCACACCGACCGAGTATCGATTGATGGCAAAGGCAGATAACCTTGATGACTATGATTTATCCCATCTTCATAGTGCTGTATCAGCGGGAGAGCCTTTAAATCAAAAAGTGTTCGAGGTCTTTAAAAACCATTTCAATATTGAAGTGCGTGATGGATATGGTCAGACCGAAAATACCCTGCTGGTAGGTGTAACGAAAGGCATGGAAATTAAATTGGGCTCCATGGGCAAACCGACTCCGGGCAACCATGTGGAAATCATTGATGATTCCGGTAAACCTTGTTCTCCTGGCATAGTGGGGGATATTGCCGTACATGTAGATACACCTGCTCTCTTTAAAGAATATTTTAAAGATCCCGAGCGGACATCGCAGCAATTCCGCGGGGACTATTATATCACCGGCGACCAAGCGAAAAAGGATGAAGATGGTTATTTCTGGTTTGAGGGTCGTTCTGATGATATCATCATCAGCTCGGGATATACGATTGGACCGTTTGAAGTGGAAGATGCACTTGTTAAGCATCCATTTGTTAAAGAGTGTGCCGTTATCGCAAGCCCTGATGAAATAAGGGGAAATGTGGTCAAGGCATATGTAGTTCTGATGGAGGATATCGATCCGAACAGTCAAGGCTTGATCCAGACGCTCCAATCGCACGTGAAAGAATTGACTGCCCCATATAAATATCCAAGGAAAATCGAATTTTTAGAAGAGCTGCCCAAAACGACATCAGGTAAAATCAAACGGGTAGATTTACGCAAAAGGGAAGAAGCACTCCTTAACAATTGA
- a CDS encoding alpha/beta-type small acid-soluble spore protein has protein sequence MANNNSSNELLVPGVEQALQQMKYEIATEFGVQLGADTTSRANGSVGGEITKRLVQMAEQQLGGGFNR, from the coding sequence ATGGCAAACAACAACAGCTCAAACGAATTATTGGTACCTGGAGTGGAACAAGCTCTACAACAAATGAAATATGAAATCGCTACAGAATTCGGCGTACAACTTGGTGCCGACACAACATCTCGCGCTAACGGTTCAGTTGGTGGAGAAATCACAAAACGCCTTGTTCAAATGGCTGAACAACAATTAGGCGGAGGATTCAACAGATAA
- the thiI gene encoding tRNA uracil 4-sulfurtransferase ThiI: protein MKFDHIIIRYGEISTKKRNRKGFVDKMKAHIRWSLKDIEGVVLTANRERMYVLLNGADHKPVIERLKGIFGIQSLSPAIKIERDLEVMKTAALYYLNHTLEEVNTFKITTKRADKDFPYNTDEINRAIGGHLLRNTEDLKVDVKNPDLNLLVEVRREAVYLTGEIIQGAGGLPFGSSGKAMLMLSGGIDSPVAGFLSMKRGLDVEAIHFYSPPFTSERSRQKVIDLAGKLAEISGSMKVHIVPFTEIQLLIQKQIPENYSMTTTRRLMMRVADRIREKEEAMALITGESLGQVASQTMSSMFAINEVTNTPILRPLITMDKTEIIKIARELDTFEISNLPYEDCCTVFTPASPKTKPKREKVNYYESFVDFESLIEKAVSETEILTVKPGQTFDKEEAMEDLF from the coding sequence ATGAAATTTGATCATATAATTATCCGCTATGGAGAAATCTCCACGAAAAAAAGAAACCGTAAAGGCTTTGTAGACAAAATGAAGGCACATATCCGCTGGAGTTTAAAAGATATAGAAGGTGTAGTGCTTACTGCCAACCGGGAGCGGATGTACGTTCTCTTGAACGGTGCGGACCATAAGCCTGTCATTGAGCGGTTGAAAGGCATTTTTGGAATTCAGTCATTAAGCCCTGCAATAAAAATAGAGCGTGATCTTGAAGTGATGAAAACGGCAGCATTGTATTATCTTAATCATACTCTTGAAGAGGTGAACACGTTCAAAATCACGACAAAACGCGCGGATAAGGATTTTCCATATAATACCGATGAAATTAACAGGGCAATTGGCGGGCATTTACTTCGAAATACAGAAGATTTAAAAGTGGATGTAAAGAACCCTGATTTGAACCTGCTAGTGGAAGTGAGACGCGAAGCCGTGTATTTGACAGGTGAAATCATCCAGGGGGCAGGCGGTCTTCCATTCGGTTCAAGCGGGAAGGCGATGCTGATGCTTTCAGGCGGGATTGATAGCCCTGTTGCGGGATTCCTTTCGATGAAACGGGGATTGGACGTGGAAGCAATCCATTTTTACAGCCCGCCGTTCACAAGCGAACGTTCACGTCAAAAGGTCATTGATTTGGCAGGCAAGCTTGCAGAAATAAGTGGAAGCATGAAAGTGCATATCGTTCCATTTACGGAAATCCAATTATTGATTCAAAAACAAATCCCGGAAAACTACTCAATGACTACAACCCGGCGTTTAATGATGCGGGTCGCCGATCGAATCCGTGAAAAGGAAGAAGCCATGGCACTGATTACCGGTGAAAGCCTTGGACAGGTTGCGAGCCAGACGATGAGCAGCATGTTTGCCATCAATGAGGTGACGAATACACCGATCCTGCGTCCGCTGATTACCATGGATAAGACAGAAATCATCAAAATTGCAAGAGAACTTGATACTTTTGAAATATCCAATCTGCCGTACGAGGATTGCTGTACGGTCTTTACGCCGGCAAGCCCAAAAACGAAACCGAAACGTGAAAAAGTCAATTACTATGAAAGCTTCGTCGACTTTGAATCCTTGATTGAAAAAGCGGTCTCCGAAACAGAAATATTAACGGTTAAACCTGGTCAGACTTTCGATAAGGAAGAAGCGATGGAAGACTTATTTTAA
- a CDS encoding cysteine desulfurase family protein, with the protein MIYFDNSATTKPYPEVIESFMKVASDYFGNPSSLHGLGVQSEKLLSAARKQIADLLKVKSSEIYFTSGGTEGNNLAIKGAAHSQGNRGKHIITTAIEHPSVEDACQSLTKMGFEITYLPVNEFGQIDVMDLKEALREDTILVSVMHVNNEVGSIQPIAEIGKLLKKYPNVLFHVDNVQGTGKVSLSLREANVDLCTISGHKVHGLKGTGILYVREGVRVDPLFHGGNQETKIRSGTENVAGIVALSKALRISMNNQLLYHDKLQQIKTYLYKGLKEMDGVMVNSPEKGAPHIMNFSVPGLKSEVLLHALESEGIYVSTTSACSSKKRTVSKTVDAMFHNSARSESVIRISTTYSNEMEEAKHVLAAIQKIVANLEKIMRVAK; encoded by the coding sequence ATGATTTATTTTGATAATAGTGCAACAACAAAACCATATCCCGAAGTAATCGAATCATTCATGAAGGTTGCTTCGGACTATTTCGGAAACCCCTCTTCGCTTCATGGACTTGGGGTGCAATCCGAAAAACTGCTTTCCGCTGCAAGAAAGCAAATCGCTGATTTATTAAAGGTGAAGAGTTCGGAAATATATTTCACTTCCGGGGGGACGGAAGGAAATAATCTTGCCATCAAAGGGGCCGCCCACTCTCAGGGAAATCGCGGCAAACACATAATCACGACAGCGATTGAACATCCATCTGTAGAAGATGCATGCCAATCATTGACGAAAATGGGCTTTGAGATCACATATCTTCCCGTTAACGAATTTGGGCAAATTGATGTAATGGATCTTAAGGAAGCATTGAGGGAAGATACCATTTTGGTTTCCGTCATGCATGTTAATAATGAAGTTGGCTCGATACAGCCGATTGCTGAAATTGGCAAATTGTTAAAAAAATACCCAAACGTGCTCTTTCATGTCGATAATGTACAGGGAACAGGCAAAGTTTCGTTATCATTGCGTGAAGCCAATGTGGATTTATGTACAATTTCCGGCCACAAGGTTCACGGCTTGAAGGGGACGGGCATCCTTTATGTTCGTGAAGGCGTTCGGGTCGATCCGCTTTTCCATGGTGGCAATCAAGAAACGAAAATCAGGAGCGGCACCGAAAATGTTGCGGGAATCGTCGCCCTATCGAAGGCTTTGCGTATTAGTATGAACAATCAATTGCTGTATCATGATAAGCTGCAGCAAATCAAAACTTATTTATATAAAGGCTTGAAGGAAATGGACGGAGTAATGGTTAACAGTCCTGAAAAGGGTGCACCCCATATTATGAATTTTTCCGTTCCGGGGCTTAAATCCGAGGTATTGCTGCATGCACTTGAATCGGAAGGAATATATGTTTCGACGACCAGTGCCTGTTCTTCGAAAAAAAGAACGGTAAGCAAAACGGTGGATGCGATGTTCCATAATTCAGCCCGTTCCGAAAGCGTCATCCGAATCAGTACTACCTATAGCAATGAAATGGAAGAAGCAAAGCATGTTCTGGCGGCGATACAGAAAATAGTCGCTAATTTAGAAAAAATAATGAGGGTTGCAAAATGA